Within the Dolichospermum compactum NIES-806 genome, the region TGGGATCTAGACTACTGAGAAAATTAGTTTGAGACTGGATGAATCCCCGAGGAAGGTTATTAGCAGTAGGTTTACGTCTTCTGCGTTTGGGGGGCTGGTGGCTTGTCGCTGCGGTCGGATGATCATTAACGGGATGTGTTCTTCTGTTTGGGTTAGCTGCTGTTAAGGGTATTTGTGATAGTTGATTTCCCGCATTTCCATCTGTTGATGAATGATTCCATCTCGGTATAGAACCCTGGGAAGATTCAGGTTGAAGTCGAGGACGGGTTTTTGGTAACTGAGGATTGAGCGGTTGATAATATTGTGGTGTTTGTGTGGTGTTATTATGGTGATTGGAATGATGAATATCTGGCTGGGGAAAGGATTGATGGTTAATTACTGCCCATTCATTGGTGATTTGGGCATCGTTGGGTAAAGATTCTAGATAAGCTTGTACCTGTCTATCGGCAAAGTATTCTTTTAACGAGGCTTGCTGTTTTGCCAAATCTCGAAAGTGGGGAAATACTTCTTGCTGTAACCATTGTTCACTGTATAAGCATAGTCCGGGTAATAGGTCTGGTGAGTCTTGGGATTTTTCGCGAATAAAAGCTAAGGCTTCATATTCTTGACTTAGTTCTAAAACGCGGGTGGCTTCTTCCGTTTGTCCCATGAGTAAAGCACAAAGGGATTGTTCTAAATGTACGTCTTGGCGTTTGCCTAATTGCATTAATAGTTGCTTGGCTTGACGAATTAATGCCGGTTGGCGTTGGGCAAAACCTCTGGCGATTAAGGAATATACTGCTAAATATGTGGCCACGGCTGAGGGTCGTTTACTTTCTAATTCAAAGAGCTTATGCTGTTCTGAAACTGTTAAATAATGGCGAATTTGTTGAATAAATCGTAAGAAGTCATCTATGTTGAGTCCTGATTGATCGTTGCTTGTGCCATCGATGCCGCCACGATCTTCTAAAATACTTTGTAATAATTCTAATCCTTGCCGACGTTTGGGAAGCTGTGTTTGTGGTAGTGCTAATAGTTCCAAGATGCGGTAGGGACGCAGTTTGTAAAGATCAGCAGTCATTTCGGCGCGGACGCTGGGAAATATGCCTTCCCGTGCTAATAATTCCTCACCAGTTTCTAAAGATATGGCGGCATTTTCATAGTGACCTTGCTGCCATTCTTCCCGTCCTAGTTCGAGGCAAGCTAGGGAGACGGTGAGGATAATATCTGGGAGGTCTGGGTTTTCAAGAGTTTCTGTTTGGGTGGCATGATGACCTGTTTTGAGACTAATTGGACTGGGTTTATTAACTAGGTACGGGCGACCGAGTTTTAATACTAATTCATATTCTCCTAGTTCTTGGAGTATTAACAAAGAACCAACAAATCGCTCTGGGGTGATTTCGATGCTAAGACTTTGAGCATCTTGGTCTTTGGGGTTGGTATCTACTAGGTTTTCCTGTGAAACTGTGTCAGCATTTTTGTTAGGAGTATAAACGTGAGCTAGATAAAGCTGATCGTAGGCTTTACGCTTGTCGGTATTTAATAAAACCATATAAGCTTCTTCAATCAGCTTCTTGCGAGAAGATATAGAGGTAGTCGAATATTCCCGTCGGGGCAATTGGACAATGCGATCGCTGTATGCCTGTCGCAATTGTTCCTCATTTGCCGCCAACGGTAATCCTAGAATTCGGTAATAATCGAGCGGAATTCGCACAGCTTACGTCCCCTGCACTGTGTTCTCGTAGCGTCTCGTAAAAATTAACATAATCTACCTGGAACGTTCCAGGCTTCTAAAACCGTCTCATAATTATAAGACCTCGGTGGTCTGGTTAGTACGGCTTGCTTGATTACTCTTGCAAGCCTTGTTCCTTTAGGGCTGGGTTAGTGGCAGCCTGATTAATACCGTGTTAACCTAGTACAATAAGTGTATATAGTAACAGATATCTTATTTTTTGCCGTTAATTTTTTTATATCTTCAGTTTAAGGTAACTGCATCAGGAGTTCGGAGTTCGGAGTTCGGAGTCAGGAATATATTAATTATTGCCTATTACCCATTAACCATTACCCATTACCTGAATCTTTAAACAATCCATTCCGAAGCCCGTTCACCTAAGTCGAGAGGTATGCTAACTGCTTTACCAAGACGAGGACGCTCTTTAGTTTCTAGAATAAAAGTTTGTACTTGTTGTATTCCGCCTAAAGCATTAAGATAATTGGCAATGCTATCCAGATGATCTTGATAATCTGTTTCGCTCATAGGGAAAGAAACTTGTCCAAAGTATTTCCACATGATTTGTAGAAATATTTTGCCTTGGGTGCGGCGAAACTGGACATCATAAGGTTGTCCCCATTTATCAATCAACAGTTGGCGTAATTCCTTTCCGGTCATAGTAATTTTAGATTTTGGATTTTGGATTTTGGAAATTAGACAATTATTTCTCCCTGCCCCTGGCCTGTTCCCTATTCCCTGTTCCCTGCGCCCTTAGCTTATTTAGATTTTACATTTAGTTATGATATTAAGTTCCGTGACTCCAGTATGATAGAGATATAAAGAAATGTAATGCTAACGGAACAGATGCTCACTATGTCTTGCAACTAAGAATTATGGCATCGCTGTGAGCGTTATGATTTCAATTCAGATGAGAGTGGCTATTGTGCTGGTACTCTTGTCAAAATGATTAATAAATTACACAAACAGCGCGGAGATTATGGCTCAATTTTCAGAAATCACAGACGTTCCCGATATGGGTCGTCGTCAGTTTATGAACCTGCTCACTTTTGGGACTGTTACCGGAGTGGCATTGGGTGTATTGTACCCTGTTGTTAACTACCTTATACCACCTTCTAGCGGTAGTGCTGGTGGCGGTACAGTAGCCAAGAATGAATTGGGTAATGATGTTAGTGTTAGTCAATTTCTAGACAGCCATAATGTGGGCGGTCGCAGTTTGGTACAAGGACTCAAAGGAGATCCTACCTATATTGTAGTGGAAAGTAAAGAAGCGATCGCTGACTACGGGATTAATGCTATTTGTACCCACTTAGGTTGTGTTGTACCTTGGAACGTGGCTGAGAATAAGTTTAAATGCCCTTGTCATGGTTCACAATATGACGCTACTGGTAAAGTAATTCGTGGTCCTGCACCAAAATCCTTACCACTAGCCCATGCCAAAGTAGAAGACGACAAAATTCTGCTCACACCTTGGACAGAAACCGATTTCCGCACCGGCGATGCCGCTTGGTGGGCTTAAATAGTTAGTCTCAAGTCAAAAATCTAGAGCTTTGAATCAACTCTTGACAACTGACAACTGACAACTGACAACTGACAACTGACCACTGACAAATGACTTTATAGAGATGAGAAATGCCCTTACACCTGCGAAATTAACTCGCACTGCTAAAGCAATGGTTAAGACATTGCTAATAGCGATCGCTACTGTTACCTTTTTCTTCACTAGCGATATAGCCGTCCCACAAACTGCCGCCGCCTATCCCTTTTGGGCGCAACAAACCGCTCCTGCAACCCCCCGCGAAGCCACAGGGCGAATTGTTTGCGCTAACTGTCACCTAGCTGCTAAACCCACAGAAATAGAAATTCCTCAATCTGTGCTTCCTGACACTGTATTTAAAGCCGTTGTCAAAATCCCTTACGATACCACCGTCCAACAAGTTGGCGCTGATGGTTCTAAGGTTGGCTTAAATGTCGGTGCTGTATTAATGTTGCCCGAAGGCTTCAAGATTGCCCCAGAAGATCGCATTCCTGAAGAAATGAAAGAAGAAGTGGGTGACATGACATTCACCCCTTACAACGACAGTACAGATAATGTTGTGATTGTTGGTCCATTACCCGGTGAAGAATATCAAGAAATCGTCTTCCCGATTCTTTCTCCTAACCCCGCCACAGACAAAAAAATCCACTTTGGCAAATACTCTGTTCATGTAGGCGGTAATCGCGGACGTGGGCAAGTTTACCCCACAGGTGAGAAGAGCAATAATAACCTATTCAACGCTTCTGCCGCCGGTACGATTAGCAAAATTGCTCAAACAGAAGATGAAGACGGTAACGTTAAAAATCTGATTAGCATCACAACCGCAACTGGTGATGTTTTTACCGATACAGTTCCCGTTGGACCTGAATTAATTGTGACTGAAGGACAAGCCGTTGCCATTGGTGATGCTTTAACCAACAACCCCAATGTTGGTGGTTTTGGTCAAAGAGATGCAGAAATTGTTTTGCAAGACTCTTCTAGAGTTACATGGTTAGTTGCTTTTATCTGTTTAGTGATGATGGCACAAATCATGCTAGTTCTCAAGAAGAAACAAGTAGAAAAAGTCCAAGCTGCGGAAATGAATTTCTAAATCATAACTATGATTGGTGTGATTTATTTGATTTAGATAATTCATAAATCGGAAAAAATCACTGTTCAGAATGATTACAAATTCTTGGCTATATCATTGGTTATTTGACAGGCTTTTTGCCTGTCTTTTTTCTTATCATGGGCAATAAGTTTACCAAAAAATCAACCTCAAGAGACATACCAGGCACAGAGGTCCGGGAGAAATGGGGGTTTAGGGAGAGATATTTTGCGTAAGTCCTGCTAATCAAATAACACATTTATTTACTATGTTATCAGTCAAAGATGCAGAAACGATTATTTTCAATCATGTTCAACCTTTAAATCAAGAACATGATCTGGAGATTGTGGATTTATTAACAGCATTTCACCGAATTTTAGCAACTCCTGTAATTAGTTCTTTAGATTTTCCTCATTGGGATAATTCCGCAATGGATGGTTTTGCTGTACGTTATGAAGATGTACAAAATTCAAATGCTGAAAATCCCACAATTTTGGAAATTGTCGAAGAGATTCCCGCAGGATATCAACCTCAAAATACTATTAAAAAAGGACAAGCAGCAAGGATTTTCACTGGTGCAATCATACCAAAAGGTGCAGATACTATAGTTATGCAGGAAAAAACTAAATTGCAGGAAAACCAAGTTTTTATTTTTGCTACACCGCAACCCCAAGAATTTATTAGACACCAAGGAGACTTTTACCAAGCCGGAAAAGAACTTTTACCAGCAGGAATTCCCCTGAATGCAGCAGAAATTGCTATTTTAGCCGCAGCACAATTATCTACAATCAGTGTTTTCCGTCGTCCACGAGTGGCAATTTTTTCTAGTGGTGACGAATTGGTAACACCAGAACAAACCCTAAAACCTGGACAAATAGTAGATTCTAACCAATATGCTTTAGCCGCTTTAGTAAAGGAATCAGGTGCAGAAGTGTTAATGTTAGGAATTGTTAAAGATAATCCAACTGCATTAACAGAGACTATCAATTATGCAATTAATAATAGTGATATAGTTCTTTCTTCTGGTGGAGTTTCCGTAGGTGATTATGATTATATTGCTAATATATTAGCATATTTGGGGGCAGAAATTCATTTTCGCGCTGTGCAAATGCGTCCAGGAAAACCCTTAACATTTGCTACATTTCCCAATTCTCTTTATTTTGGTTTACCAGGAAATCCCGTTTCTGCATTAGTAACATTTTGGAGATTTGTAGAACCGACAATTAAAAAATTTTCAGGAATTAATCCAGGTTGGGAAGCGAAATTTTTAAAAGTAAAATCCCATTCCGAATTAAAATCTAACGGAAAAATGGAAACTTATATTTGGGGTAAATTAAATTTAAATGATGGTATTTATGAATTTCAGCAAACAAGTGGTAATTTAAATTCTGGGAACTTAATTAACCTATCCCAAACTAATGCTTTAGCCATTTTACCAGTCGGAAAAACCCTAATTTCACCAGGAGAAGAAACCTTAGTTTTGCGAATAGGATAAAATAAAATGAACTCTCTGCAACTCTGCGCCTCTGCGTGCAAAAATAGATTACTTTCATAAGTCTAGCTATATTTTGTTGGGTTTCACTTCGTTCTACCCAACCTACAATTATCTTAGGTATTAGTAAATTGTCTTTTATCAAGCAGAGGAGAATCTATATCTAAAAGCCAATTTTCATCAACAAATTCCAGATTTTCATTATAGATAAGAACTAACTCACCTATATTTTGAATAGTTGGAGATCCGAATGGGTAAGATTTATCATCAGGTAACGCTGCAGCATATATAGCAGCAGCAGCAGGATAATCAGTACCAATAAGAGAAAATTTGAGTTTTACAAACCGATTATCTTGCGTAACACCCACAAAACTGCTGACTAATTCTGTTTCTATGGTGTGAGGTAACCTAATTGAGTCATAATATTCATCCTGTTCATCCCAATAACCATTGACTGTATAACAGCATTGTTCAAGATGTTTTTGAACAAGAGAATTAGGATCTAAACTTTCTAATATCTCAGTTAAACCTTGCCAGATTTTGTGATTTTTCAATTGAAGTGTAGTCATAATCTATTCTAGCAGAAGTGTTGTGTTACAAAACCAGGAAAATGTAATATACCATTAACATATTTGGCGTGAAACCGTCTATCACCACCGTTACCTAACACTTTAGATTTTAAATTATATCCTTTTTCTTGAGAATCAACAAGCCCAATACTACCCTGTGGGTGTACTAACCCTTTCGCAATTGCCTTTAAATGCTTTCCTTTACCATCATATCTTATACCTAATTTTATTTGTTCGTCGCTAATAGGACTTACGCAAGTGTCACACTACAAATNNNNNNNNNNNNNNNNNNNNNNNNNNNNNNNNNNNNNNNNNNNNNNNNNNNNNNNNNNNNNNNNNNNNNNNNNNNNNNNNNNNNNNNNNNNNNNNNNNNNNNNNNNNNNNNNNNNNNNNNNNNNNNNNNNNNNNNNNNNNNNNNNNNNNNNNNNNNNNNNNNNNNNNNNNNNNNNNNNNNNNNNNNNNNNNNNNNNNNNNNNNNNNNNNNNNNNNNNNNNNNNNNNNNNNNNNNNNNNNNNNNNNNNNNNNNNNNNNNNNNNNNNNNNNNNNNNNNNNNNNNNNNNNNNNNNNNNNNNNNNNNNNNNNNNNNNNNNNNNNNNNNNNNNNNNNNNNNNNNNNNNNNNNNNNNNNNNNNNNNNNNNNNNNNNNNNNNNNNNNNNNNNNNNNNNNNNNNNNNNNNNNNNNNNNNNNNNNNNNNNNNNNNNNNNNNNNNNNNNNNNNNNNNNNNNNNNNNNNNNNNNNNNNNNNNNNNNNNNNNNNNNNNNNNNNNNNNNNNNNNNNNNNNNNNNNNNNNNNNNNNNNNNNNNNNNNNNNNNNNNNNNNNNNNNNNNNNNNNNNNNNNNNNNNNNNNNNNNNNNNNNNNNNNNNNNNNNNNNNNNNNNNNNNNNNNNNNNNNNNNNNNNNNNNNNNNNNNNNNNNNNNNNNNNNNNNNNNNNNNNNNNNNNNNNNNNNNNNNNNNNNNNNNNNNNNNNNNNNNNNNNNNNNNNNNNNNNNNNNNNNNNNNNNNNNNNNNNNNNNNNNNNNNNNNNNNNNNNNNNNNNNNNNNNNNNNNNNNNNNNNNNNNNNNNNNNNNNNNNNNNNNNNNNNNNNNNNNNNNNNNNNNNNNNNNNNNNNNNNNNNNNNNNNNNNNNNNNNNNNNNNNNNNATTTTTAGTGTGACACTTGCGTAAGTCCTATATTATTGTTGTATGCAATTACTTGGTTAATTTAACTAAATATTGGCTTAAATTTTCTAATAATCTTTGATGTCTTTCCGTTGAAATTGCCCCAATTGAACCAATTATACTGTTACGATAAATAACGGTTAAAAAACTTAATCGAATAACAGATTGACTAACTAAACCACTGAATTGAAAATCTTCATCTTCTGGTGAAATTATTTCATCAAAATTAGCAATATATTGTTTTAATTGGGTAATAATACCACAAACTAAAAAGTCTTGATATTTTGGCATTTCTTTTAAAATCAGCGCAGGACGATTTTTTATTCCTCCATTTGCTTGGGGAATAGGAGTTAATACAATATCACATTCTTTCATAATTCTTGTTATATTCTTTAATTAATTCTAGGGTATATTCTGGTTCATCATCTCCATAACATAGATTCAAATTTTTCAAAGAAAAATATTCCCAATCGTCTTGATTTTCCGTATCATTATCTACAATAATAGGTGTAATTAACACTTTTGTTCCTTCGGGAATAGACAAGGAATCAATTAATTCTATTTTCCCATTTTTAACAACTGCTAACTGTGGTGATATCATGGTTATATTTACTATTTTTCTCTATTTTAGCATCTTTAACATTAACAATAAAATAAAAAAAGGGTAATCCCAGAAAAACCAGAATTACCCTCTTAAAAAGTTTAGGAAAAATTACGCAAAAGCAGCCATTTTCACATCGTTATTACCAAGAATTTCTTGTAATTCCTCAGCGTCCACGGTTTCCTTTTCAATCAGCATTTGAGCAATTTCATCTAATACCTTGCGGTTACTGACTAATACTTCTTTAGCTCGAATATAAGCAGTATCAACCAAATTACGAACTTCTTCGTCAATAGCAGCAGCAGTTTCCTCCGAGAAATCACGCTCAGACATAATATCTCGACCCAGGAACATATTTCCCTGTTGACGGCCAAGGGCTACTGGACCCAAGCGATCGCTCATCCCAAACCGAGTTATCATTTGTTTAGCTACTCTAGCCACTTGCTGTAAATCATTAGAAGCACCAGTGGTAACTTCCTCTTCACCAAAGATAATTTCTTCAGCTAAACGACCACCTAAAGCCACAGCCATTTGATTTTCCAAATAAGCACGGCTATATAAACCGGTGTCCATACGGTCTTCGCTAGGAGTAAACCAAGTTAAACCACCCGCTTGACCACGAGGAATAATGCTAATCTTTTGTACAGGGTCATAATCAGGCATTAAAGCCCCAACTAAAGCGTGACCTGCTTCATGGTATGCAACCAAAGTTTTGCGCTTTTCGCTCATTACCCGGTCTTTCTTTTCTGGACCTGCTAATACACGGTCAATTGCATCATTAATTTCATCCATCGAAATTTCAGTTAAATTGCGACGGGCGGCTAAAATTGCGGCTTCATTCAACAAGTTAGATAAATCTGCACCGGTAAAACCAGGAGTCCGACGGGCGATTTTATCCAAATCTACATCTTTAGATAAAGTTTTACCACGAGCGTGAACTCGGAGAATTTCACTTCTACCAGCGTAGTCGGG harbors:
- the petC gene encoding cytochrome b6-f complex iron-sulfur subunit, producing the protein MAQFSEITDVPDMGRRQFMNLLTFGTVTGVALGVLYPVVNYLIPPSSGSAGGGTVAKNELGNDVSVSQFLDSHNVGGRSLVQGLKGDPTYIVVESKEAIADYGINAICTHLGCVVPWNVAENKFKCPCHGSQYDATGKVIRGPAPKSLPLAHAKVEDDKILLTPWTETDFRTGDAAWWA
- a CDS encoding DUF3067 family protein gives rise to the protein MTGKELRQLLIDKWGQPYDVQFRRTQGKIFLQIMWKYFGQVSFPMSETDYQDHLDSIANYLNALGGIQQVQTFILETKERPRLGKAVSIPLDLGERASEWIV
- a CDS encoding type II toxin-antitoxin system PemK/MazF family toxin, with translation MKECDIVLTPIPQANGGIKNRPALILKEMPKYQDFLVCGIITQLKQYIANFDEIISPEDEDFQFSGLVSQSVIRLSFLTVIYRNSIIGSIGAISTERHQRLLENLSQYLVKLTK
- a CDS encoding glycosyl hydrolase family 31 — protein: MISPQLAVVKNGKIELIDSLSIPEGTKVLITPIIVDNDTENQDDWEYFSLKNLNLCYGDDEPEYTLELIKEYNKNYERM
- a CDS encoding IMS domain-containing protein; the protein is MRIPLDYYRILGLPLAANEEQLRQAYSDRIVQLPRREYSTTSISSRKKLIEEAYMVLLNTDKRKAYDQLYLAHVYTPNKNADTVSQENLVDTNPKDQDAQSLSIEITPERFVGSLLILQELGEYELVLKLGRPYLVNKPSPISLKTGHHATQTETLENPDLPDIILTVSLACLELGREEWQQGHYENAAISLETGEELLAREGIFPSVRAEMTADLYKLRPYRILELLALPQTQLPKRRQGLELLQSILEDRGGIDGTSNDQSGLNIDDFLRFIQQIRHYLTVSEQHKLFELESKRPSAVATYLAVYSLIARGFAQRQPALIRQAKQLLMQLGKRQDVHLEQSLCALLMGQTEEATRVLELSQEYEALAFIREKSQDSPDLLPGLCLYSEQWLQQEVFPHFRDLAKQQASLKEYFADRQVQAYLESLPNDAQITNEWAVINHQSFPQPDIHHSNHHNNTTQTPQYYQPLNPQLPKTRPRLQPESSQGSIPRWNHSSTDGNAGNQLSQIPLTAANPNRRTHPVNDHPTAATSHQPPKRRRRKPTANNLPRGFIQSQTNFLSSLDPKTRLVWLVFFSLGGVLIFSLLVSTTFGLVKNIFFPSPSLKGEQLAIQLNQPPINIPDPNSEPEATNNEELTKETAKEVIETWLSAKTSALGQNHDIDGLKEILTGPVLSQWQSVAQQEQEDNRYRQYKHNVEVVAFSKKGTDQNYVSVDAKVQEVTKFYQNSQQKKSSNENLRVRYDLVRKEGKWLIQKMSVIQSFL
- the petA gene encoding cytochrome f; the encoded protein is MRNALTPAKLTRTAKAMVKTLLIAIATVTFFFTSDIAVPQTAAAYPFWAQQTAPATPREATGRIVCANCHLAAKPTEIEIPQSVLPDTVFKAVVKIPYDTTVQQVGADGSKVGLNVGAVLMLPEGFKIAPEDRIPEEMKEEVGDMTFTPYNDSTDNVVIVGPLPGEEYQEIVFPILSPNPATDKKIHFGKYSVHVGGNRGRGQVYPTGEKSNNNLFNASAAGTISKIAQTEDEDGNVKNLISITTATGDVFTDTVPVGPELIVTEGQAVAIGDALTNNPNVGGFGQRDAEIVLQDSSRVTWLVAFICLVMMAQIMLVLKKKQVEKVQAAEMNF
- a CDS encoding molybdopterin molybdotransferase MoeA, encoding MLSVKDAETIIFNHVQPLNQEHDLEIVDLLTAFHRILATPVISSLDFPHWDNSAMDGFAVRYEDVQNSNAENPTILEIVEEIPAGYQPQNTIKKGQAARIFTGAIIPKGADTIVMQEKTKLQENQVFIFATPQPQEFIRHQGDFYQAGKELLPAGIPLNAAEIAILAAAQLSTISVFRRPRVAIFSSGDELVTPEQTLKPGQIVDSNQYALAALVKESGAEVLMLGIVKDNPTALTETINYAINNSDIVLSSGGVSVGDYDYIANILAYLGAEIHFRAVQMRPGKPLTFATFPNSLYFGLPGNPVSALVTFWRFVEPTIKKFSGINPGWEAKFLKVKSHSELKSNGKMETYIWGKLNLNDGIYEFQQTSGNLNSGNLINLSQTNALAILPVGKTLISPGEETLVLRIG